The Austwickia sp. genome includes a region encoding these proteins:
- the dmpG gene encoding 4-hydroxy-2-oxovalerate aldolase — protein MSEVLFAQERTTTDAVGTKRQVRITDMTLRDGSHPMRHQFTVEHVRDTVRALDDAGVEVIEVSHGDGLGGSSFNYGFSGTDELKLIQVAVEEARQAKIASLLLPGVGTVEDLKRAQDVGISVVRMATHCTEADTSYQHFGAARDLGLETVGFLMLSHRVSPEKLAEQAAIQVDAGCQCVYVVDSAGALILDQAKERVAAVVDRIGKDAQVGYHGHQNLSLGVANSILAYQAGARQIDGALSALGAGAGNSPTEVLAVTFERLGIDTQLDTDKLLHAAENVVRPFLPALPYMDRGSITQGQAGVYSSFLKHAERASERYGVPAHAILERVGQYGYVGGQEDMIIDVAIELLNEASDPNIIGAK, from the coding sequence ATGAGCGAGGTGCTGTTCGCGCAGGAGCGGACCACGACCGATGCGGTGGGCACGAAGCGTCAGGTGCGCATCACGGACATGACGCTGCGGGACGGCAGCCACCCGATGCGCCACCAATTCACCGTCGAGCACGTGCGGGACACGGTGCGGGCGCTGGACGACGCGGGCGTCGAGGTCATCGAGGTCAGCCACGGCGACGGCCTGGGCGGCTCCAGCTTCAACTACGGCTTCTCGGGCACCGACGAGCTCAAGCTCATCCAGGTCGCGGTCGAGGAGGCGCGGCAGGCCAAGATCGCCTCGTTGCTGTTGCCCGGGGTCGGCACGGTCGAGGACCTGAAGCGGGCCCAGGACGTCGGCATCTCCGTGGTGCGGATGGCGACGCACTGCACCGAGGCCGACACGTCGTACCAGCATTTCGGCGCCGCGCGCGACCTCGGGCTGGAGACCGTCGGCTTCCTCATGCTGAGCCACCGCGTCTCCCCGGAGAAGTTGGCCGAGCAGGCCGCGATCCAGGTCGACGCGGGTTGTCAGTGCGTCTACGTGGTGGATTCGGCGGGGGCGTTGATCCTGGACCAGGCCAAGGAGCGGGTCGCCGCGGTGGTGGATCGGATCGGCAAGGACGCCCAGGTCGGCTACCACGGCCACCAGAACCTGTCGCTGGGGGTGGCGAACTCGATCCTGGCCTACCAGGCCGGGGCGCGGCAGATCGACGGCGCGTTGTCGGCGCTCGGTGCCGGGGCGGGGAACAGCCCGACCGAGGTGCTGGCCGTGACCTTCGAGCGGCTCGGCATCGACACGCAGCTGGACACCGACAAGCTGCTCCACGCCGCGGAGAACGTGGTGCGCCCGTTCCTGCCCGCGTTGCCCTACATGGACCGCGGCTCGATCACGCAGGGCCAGGCGGGGGTCTACAGCTCCTTCCTCAAGCACGCGGAGCGGGCCAGTGAGCGGTACGGCGTGCCGGCGCACGCGATCCTGGAGCGCGTCGGTCAGTACGGGTACGTCGGGGGCCAGGAGGACATGATCATCGACGTCGCGATCGAGCTGCTCAACGAGGCGTCGGATCCCAACATCATCGGAGCGAAGTGA
- a CDS encoding 4-oxalocrotonate decarboxylase, whose product MTAQRWDVDSVATELLACEAERRDRVKFTDEWPELDVETGYRIQDETLRRRLARGEKLIRVKLGLTSRAKQQRMNVDTPFVAWLTDAMILPAGDPVPQDQLIHPRIEPEIVFVMRERLAGPGVTGAQAMAAVGSILGGVEIIDSRYKDFKFTAGDVIADNASSGAFVTGGITLPPEAIDLATEAVLMEVDGEIVDSATGAAVQGHPGEALALAANDLAKRGLAIEAGWIVLTGGITDAVFAPPGSSIAAHFAHLGSVFVAGGAAPSGEAG is encoded by the coding sequence ATGACCGCGCAGCGATGGGATGTCGACAGCGTCGCCACGGAGCTGCTGGCGTGTGAGGCGGAGCGGCGCGACCGGGTCAAGTTCACCGACGAGTGGCCCGAGCTCGACGTGGAGACGGGCTATCGGATCCAGGACGAGACCCTGCGCCGGCGCCTGGCGCGGGGGGAGAAGCTGATCAGGGTCAAGCTGGGCCTGACCAGCCGCGCCAAGCAGCAGCGGATGAACGTCGACACCCCGTTCGTGGCGTGGCTGACCGACGCGATGATCCTGCCCGCCGGGGACCCGGTGCCGCAGGACCAGCTCATTCACCCGCGCATCGAGCCGGAGATCGTGTTCGTGATGCGGGAGAGGCTGGCCGGTCCGGGGGTGACGGGCGCACAGGCGATGGCGGCCGTCGGGTCGATCCTGGGCGGGGTGGAGATCATCGACTCCCGATACAAGGACTTCAAGTTCACCGCGGGCGACGTGATCGCGGACAACGCCTCCTCGGGGGCGTTCGTGACCGGCGGGATCACCCTGCCCCCGGAGGCCATCGACCTGGCCACCGAGGCCGTGCTCATGGAGGTCGACGGCGAGATCGTCGACTCCGCCACCGGCGCCGCCGTCCAGGGCCACCCCGGGGAGGCCCTCGCGCTCGCGGCGAACGACCTGGCCAAGCGGGGCCTGGCGATCGAGGCCGGCTGGATCGTCCTCACCGGCGGGATCACCGACGCCGTCTTCGCCCCGCCCGGCTCCAGCATCGCCGCCCACTTCGCCCACCTCGGCTCCGTCTTCGTCGCCGGCGGCGCGGCGCCCTCGGGGGAGGCGGGCTGA
- a CDS encoding tautomerase family protein, with amino-acid sequence MPLIECTFTTAEHRTPAMMRQLISALTDAVVQTGVAPKDSVRVILREVPAEHFAAGDVTLAERRAAAVQPVPSTGAAAEKGS; translated from the coding sequence ATGCCGCTCATCGAGTGCACCTTCACCACGGCCGAGCACCGGACCCCGGCGATGATGCGCCAACTGATCTCCGCGCTGACCGATGCGGTGGTGCAGACCGGGGTCGCCCCGAAGGACAGCGTGCGGGTGATTCTGCGCGAGGTCCCCGCCGAGCACTTCGCCGCCGGCGACGTCACCCTCGCCGAACGTCGGGCCGCGGCCGTGCAGCCCGTTCCCAGCACCGGCGCCGCCGCCGAGAAAGGCTCGTGA
- a CDS encoding aldehyde dehydrogenase: MADLKFFGHIIDNEEVESVDGARFDVYNSYTQQVWAQAAEGGEEDARRAVASARTAFDEGPWPRMGRVERAKAIHKLADLMEARADDLATYDSRNMAKPFAQAKHDIARSVHNFRFFADHQRDNCGQVFPMDSGHHSYSEFGPAGVVAAISPWNFPLMMATWKIAPAIAWGNTCIIKPSEDTPASVTLLGRLAAEAGFPPGVLNVLNGHGAPAGAALTSHWDVDRVTFTGSSQTGKLVMKSAAEHLAPVSLELGGKGANIVFADADLDNAVYWAVEAIFRNAGQICLAGSRLFVQDEIYDEFLKRFVAKAESLVIGDPFDPATTFSALSSRKHFEKVAGYVEQIRALGGTVHTGGVADDGSWVVRPTIADGLGLDAAPYCEEIFGPVCIVNRFATEDEVVAMANDTRYGLNAMLFTENLSRAHRVSSRLRAGTVWVNCFFIRDLRTPFGGGGDSGVGREGGDFSREFFTEPKAVVMQINRDGS; the protein is encoded by the coding sequence ATGGCTGACCTGAAGTTCTTCGGTCACATCATCGACAACGAGGAAGTCGAGTCGGTCGACGGGGCGCGGTTCGACGTCTACAACTCCTACACCCAGCAGGTCTGGGCGCAGGCCGCCGAGGGCGGGGAAGAGGATGCCCGGCGCGCAGTGGCCAGCGCCCGCACAGCGTTCGACGAGGGGCCGTGGCCGCGGATGGGTCGCGTGGAGCGGGCCAAGGCCATCCACAAGCTCGCCGACCTCATGGAGGCCCGGGCCGACGACCTCGCGACGTACGACTCCCGCAACATGGCCAAGCCCTTCGCCCAGGCCAAGCACGACATCGCCCGATCGGTGCACAACTTCCGGTTCTTCGCCGACCACCAGCGGGACAACTGCGGCCAGGTCTTCCCGATGGACTCGGGGCACCATAGCTACAGCGAGTTCGGCCCGGCCGGCGTCGTCGCGGCCATCTCGCCGTGGAACTTCCCGCTGATGATGGCGACCTGGAAGATCGCGCCGGCGATCGCCTGGGGCAACACCTGCATCATCAAGCCCTCGGAGGACACCCCCGCGTCGGTGACCCTGCTGGGCCGGCTGGCGGCCGAGGCCGGGTTCCCGCCGGGGGTGCTGAACGTGCTCAACGGGCACGGGGCTCCGGCCGGTGCGGCCCTGACCTCCCACTGGGACGTCGATCGGGTCACGTTCACCGGGTCCAGCCAGACCGGCAAGCTCGTCATGAAGTCGGCGGCGGAGCACCTCGCGCCGGTGAGCCTGGAGCTCGGCGGCAAGGGCGCCAACATCGTCTTCGCGGACGCCGACCTCGACAACGCCGTGTACTGGGCCGTCGAGGCCATCTTCCGCAACGCGGGCCAGATCTGCCTGGCGGGCTCCCGGCTGTTCGTGCAGGACGAGATCTACGACGAGTTCCTGAAGCGATTCGTCGCCAAGGCCGAGTCGCTGGTCATCGGCGACCCGTTCGACCCGGCGACGACGTTCTCGGCGCTGAGCAGCAGGAAGCACTTCGAGAAGGTCGCCGGCTACGTCGAGCAGATCCGCGCGCTCGGCGGCACGGTGCACACCGGCGGCGTCGCCGACGACGGGTCCTGGGTGGTCCGGCCCACGATCGCCGACGGGCTGGGGCTGGACGCGGCGCCGTACTGCGAGGAGATCTTCGGTCCGGTCTGCATCGTCAACCGGTTCGCCACCGAGGACGAGGTCGTGGCGATGGCCAACGACACGCGCTACGGCCTCAACGCGATGCTGTTCACGGAAAACCTGTCGCGGGCGCACCGCGTCTCCTCCCGGCTGCGGGCCGGGACGGTGTGGGTGAACTGCTTCTTTATCCGGGATCTGCGGACGCCGTTCGGCGGCGGGGGCGATTCTGGAGTGGGCCGCGAGGGCGGCGACTTCAGCCGCGAGTTCTTCACCGAACCCAAGGCCGTGGTCATGCAGATCAACCGCGACGGGAGCTGA
- a CDS encoding helix-turn-helix transcriptional regulator — protein MSTTTRMVLAVFLAEPAAPRYGLELCRLAGLASGTIHPILARLETADWLTSAWEDIDPVAAGRPARRYYRLTPPGEEQARAALAARPLANPLPTAAAHDPEPIARPGPLHPGGRSAPLRPAGWGTVPGMAGP, from the coding sequence ATGTCCACCACCACCCGCATGGTGCTGGCCGTCTTCCTCGCTGAGCCGGCTGCCCCGCGCTACGGCCTGGAACTCTGTCGGCTGGCCGGTCTGGCCAGCGGAACCATCCACCCGATCCTGGCCCGCCTGGAGACAGCCGACTGGCTGACCAGCGCCTGGGAGGACATCGATCCAGTCGCCGCCGGCCGCCCGGCCCGGCGCTACTACCGCCTCACGCCGCCAGGTGAGGAGCAGGCCCGCGCCGCTTTGGCCGCCCGTCCGCTGGCGAACCCCTTGCCGACCGCCGCAGCCCACGACCCGGAACCGATAGCGCGACCCGGGCCGCTGCATCCGGGAGGGCGATCCGCTCCGCTTCGTCCGGCCGGCTGGGGAACGGTCCCGGGGATGGCCGGGCCATGA
- a CDS encoding nucleotidyltransferase domain-containing protein, with protein sequence MSPNVSVGDREVALAGTILRGEVGSGAHGMAIVGTDDRDEMGVYVETPEQVLGLAPATGHYVSRTQPEGVRSGPGDLDLVLYSLHKFLRLATAGNPTVLTMLYLPRYDVLDARGELLLAARDAIVSRRAGRRYLGYLDGQRERMLGRGKQSHVPYRPELIERFGYDTKYASHALRLGLQGVELMSTGMLTLPMAAADLAACREVKTGQVDRAEAMRRVDEARARLADLLEGAVAVPDEPNLARVNEVMCAVQVTTWGWQRS encoded by the coding sequence ATGAGTCCGAACGTCAGCGTCGGCGACCGTGAGGTCGCGTTGGCCGGCACGATCCTGCGCGGCGAGGTCGGCTCCGGGGCGCACGGGATGGCGATCGTCGGCACCGACGATCGGGACGAGATGGGCGTGTACGTCGAGACGCCGGAGCAGGTCCTGGGCCTGGCGCCGGCCACCGGCCACTACGTCTCGCGGACCCAGCCGGAGGGTGTCCGGTCCGGCCCGGGCGACCTGGACCTGGTGCTGTACTCGCTGCACAAGTTCCTGCGGCTGGCCACGGCCGGCAACCCGACGGTGCTGACGATGCTCTACCTGCCGCGGTACGACGTGCTGGACGCGCGGGGTGAGCTGCTGCTGGCGGCGCGGGACGCCATCGTGTCCCGGCGGGCGGGCCGGCGCTATCTGGGCTATCTGGACGGGCAGCGGGAGCGGATGCTGGGTCGGGGCAAGCAGTCGCACGTGCCGTACCGGCCGGAGCTGATCGAGCGGTTCGGGTACGACACCAAGTACGCCAGCCACGCCCTGCGCCTCGGCCTGCAGGGCGTCGAGCTCATGTCGACCGGGATGCTGACCCTCCCGATGGCCGCCGCCGATCTGGCCGCCTGTCGCGAGGTCAAGACCGGCCAGGTGGACCGGGCGGAGGCGATGCGGCGGGTCGATGAGGCGCGGGCCCGGCTCGCGGACCTGCTGGAGGGGGCGGTGGCCGTCCCGGACGAGCCGAACCTGGCGCGCGTCAACGAGGTGATGTGCGCGGTGCAGGTCACGACGTGGGGCTGGCAGCGCAGCTGA
- a CDS encoding DUF4870 domain-containing protein → MPGPQHGYQPYPTHPTPSSEERSMALLAHLSTLVAMVVSVGWLSFVGPLILWFIHKDKSAFVRQSAAGAFNFNLSMWVLSIIGWICIFTLILAIPGVILLAISAIGQIVFHIIGAVRANRGELYRYPMQFIRILS, encoded by the coding sequence ATGCCCGGACCGCAGCACGGCTATCAGCCTTATCCCACGCATCCCACGCCGAGCAGCGAGGAGCGCTCGATGGCGCTGCTCGCCCACCTGTCGACGCTGGTCGCCATGGTGGTCAGCGTCGGCTGGCTCAGCTTCGTCGGCCCGCTCATCCTGTGGTTCATCCACAAGGACAAGAGCGCGTTCGTACGGCAGAGCGCGGCCGGCGCGTTCAACTTCAACCTGTCGATGTGGGTGCTCTCGATCATCGGCTGGATCTGCATCTTCACGCTGATCCTGGCCATCCCCGGAGTCATCCTGCTGGCCATCTCCGCCATCGGCCAGATCGTCTTCCACATCATCGGCGCGGTGCGCGCCAACCGCGGGGAGCTGTACCGCTACCCGATGCAGTTCATCCGCATCCTGTCGTAA
- a CDS encoding acyl-CoA dehydrogenase family protein produces MPATRLMPTDESRMLMDMVREFCDEQMRPIVDQYEAEAAFPREVFAHLGELGLLSLAYPEQYGGGEQPYEVYLQVIEEIASAWMSVAVCTSVHSLTCFPMYNFGSQAQKDQWLPGMLSGTQLGAYCLSEPHAGSDVAAISTYATMDGDAYVLTGSKAWISSGGHADFYTVFARTSDDGPRGLSCFHVPAGTEGMSFAPPERKMGLDSDTVCEVIFDGARVPADQLIGAEGQGMSIALAALDNGRLGIAAAATGLAQSALDASVAYANEREQFGKKIGEFQGLAFLIADMEAAVTSARATYLHAARLKDAGKPMSKEASVAKLLATDAAMKVTTDAVQVFGGAGYTKDYPVERFMREAKVTQIFEGTNQIQRLVIGRHLLGR; encoded by the coding sequence ATGCCCGCGACGCGACTGATGCCGACCGACGAGTCCCGCATGCTCATGGACATGGTGCGCGAGTTCTGCGACGAGCAGATGCGCCCCATCGTCGACCAGTACGAGGCCGAGGCCGCATTCCCCCGCGAGGTGTTCGCCCACCTCGGCGAGCTGGGTCTGCTCTCGCTGGCCTACCCCGAGCAGTACGGCGGGGGCGAGCAACCGTATGAGGTCTACCTGCAGGTCATCGAGGAGATCGCGAGCGCGTGGATGAGCGTCGCGGTGTGCACGTCCGTGCACTCGCTGACCTGCTTCCCGATGTACAACTTCGGCTCCCAGGCGCAGAAGGACCAGTGGCTGCCGGGGATGCTCAGCGGCACGCAACTGGGCGCCTACTGCCTGTCCGAGCCGCACGCCGGCTCCGACGTCGCCGCGATCTCGACGTACGCCACCATGGACGGCGACGCCTACGTCCTCACCGGCTCCAAGGCATGGATCTCCAGCGGCGGGCACGCCGACTTCTACACGGTCTTCGCCCGGACCAGCGACGACGGCCCCCGCGGGCTGTCCTGCTTCCACGTGCCCGCGGGCACCGAGGGCATGAGCTTCGCCCCGCCCGAGCGCAAGATGGGGCTCGACTCCGACACGGTCTGCGAGGTCATCTTCGACGGCGCCCGCGTCCCCGCCGACCAGCTCATCGGCGCCGAGGGCCAGGGCATGTCGATCGCGCTCGCCGCACTCGACAACGGCCGCCTCGGGATCGCCGCGGCCGCCACGGGGCTGGCCCAGTCGGCGCTCGATGCCTCGGTCGCCTACGCCAACGAGCGCGAGCAGTTCGGCAAGAAGATCGGCGAGTTCCAGGGGCTGGCGTTCCTGATCGCCGACATGGAGGCCGCGGTGACGAGCGCGCGGGCGACGTATCTGCACGCCGCCCGACTCAAGGACGCCGGCAAGCCGATGTCCAAGGAGGCCTCGGTCGCCAAGCTGCTGGCCACCGACGCGGCGATGAAGGTGACCACGGACGCCGTACAGGTCTTCGGCGGCGCCGGATACACGAAGGACTACCCGGTCGAGCGCTTCATGCGCGAGGCGAAGGTGACCCAGATCTTCGAGGGCACCAACCAGATCCAGCGCCTGGTCATCGGCCGCCACCTGCTCGGCCGCTGA
- a CDS encoding class II glutamine amidotransferase produces MCRILAFASAAPRTFVDTVGAASCAEFQRLARLHGDGWGAMWLAPGLGGTSLRRFRSGHGGLLDEDLTTALGAPAAYAGVAHLRMASVGTVDVRNTHPFLDGSVGLVHNGSITPVRRLREMLDPLAATRVAGSTDSEAYLALVAARVRAGASLPEAVWEVVPRIRAAFPATSLNAVLLDKRHFVVVHSWAGAVVPVEEFHGRLVPGETMPPHHDADYYRLGRRRLPDGTVVFASSGLEADTWEKVPPESVTVLDLRTMAESVHELAGSESSAA; encoded by the coding sequence ATGTGCCGAATCCTTGCCTTCGCCTCGGCGGCTCCGCGCACGTTCGTCGACACCGTGGGAGCGGCGTCGTGCGCGGAGTTCCAGCGGCTGGCCCGGCTGCACGGCGACGGCTGGGGGGCGATGTGGCTGGCGCCGGGGTTGGGTGGCACGTCGCTGCGGCGGTTCCGGTCGGGGCACGGCGGCCTGCTCGACGAGGACCTCACAACGGCGCTGGGGGCGCCGGCGGCGTACGCCGGGGTGGCCCACCTGCGGATGGCGAGCGTCGGCACGGTCGACGTACGGAACACCCACCCGTTCCTGGACGGCTCCGTCGGGCTGGTGCACAACGGGAGCATCACCCCGGTGCGCCGGCTGCGGGAGATGTTGGACCCGCTGGCGGCGACGCGGGTGGCGGGCTCGACGGACAGCGAGGCCTACCTGGCGCTGGTGGCCGCGCGGGTGCGCGCAGGTGCCTCGCTGCCGGAGGCGGTCTGGGAGGTCGTGCCGCGGATCCGGGCCGCCTTCCCGGCGACCAGCCTCAACGCCGTCCTGCTCGACAAGCGCCATTTCGTGGTCGTGCACTCCTGGGCGGGCGCGGTGGTGCCGGTGGAGGAGTTCCACGGCCGGCTGGTCCCGGGTGAGACGATGCCGCCGCACCACGACGCGGACTACTACCGGCTGGGCCGGCGACGCCTCCCCGACGGCACCGTCGTGTTCGCCTCGTCGGGGCTGGAGGCGGATACCTGGGAGAAGGTGCCGCCCGAGTCGGTGACGGTCCTCGACCTGCGCACGATGGCCGAGTCCGTGCACGAGCTCGCCGGCTCGGAGTCGTCGGCCGCCTGA